A region from the Peromyscus maniculatus bairdii isolate BWxNUB_F1_BW_parent chromosome 5, HU_Pman_BW_mat_3.1, whole genome shotgun sequence genome encodes:
- the Rbm24 gene encoding RNA-binding protein 24 isoform X3, translating to MHTTQKDTTYTKIFVGGLPYHTTDASLRKYFEVFGDIEEAVVITDRQTGKSRGYGFVTMADRAAAERACKDPNPIIDGRKANVNLAYLGAKPRIMQPGFAFGVQQLHPALIQRPFG from the exons ATGCACACGACCCAGAAGGACACGACGTACACCAAGATCTTCGTGGGAGGGCTGCCCTACCACACCACCGACGCCAGCCTGCGCAAGTACTTCGAGGTCTTCGGAGACATCGAGGAAGCGGTGGTCATCACCGACCGGCAGACTGGCAAGTCCCGGGGCTACGGATTT GTCACCATGGCTGACCGGGCTGCCGCAGAAAGGGCCTGCAAGGATCCCAATCCCATCATTGATGGTAGGAAGGCCAACGTGAATCTGGCATACTTGGGAGCAAAACCAAGAATCATGCAGCCAG GTTTTGCCTTTGGCGTTCAACAGCTTCACCCGGCTCTTATACAAAGACCTTTCGG atga
- the Rbm24 gene encoding RNA-binding protein 24 isoform X1: MHTTQKDTTYTKIFVGGLPYHTTDASLRKYFEVFGDIEEAVVITDRQTGKSRGYGFVTMADRAAAERACKDPNPIIDGRKANVNLAYLGAKPRIMQPGFAFGVQQLHPALIQRPFGIPAHYVYPQAFVQPGVVIPHVQPTAAAASTTPYIDYTGAAYAQYSAAAAAAAAAAAYDQYPYAASPAAAGYVTTGGYSYAVQQPITAAAPGTAAAAAAAAAAAAAFGQYQPQQLQTDRMQ, encoded by the exons ATGCACACGACCCAGAAGGACACGACGTACACCAAGATCTTCGTGGGAGGGCTGCCCTACCACACCACCGACGCCAGCCTGCGCAAGTACTTCGAGGTCTTCGGAGACATCGAGGAAGCGGTGGTCATCACCGACCGGCAGACTGGCAAGTCCCGGGGCTACGGATTT GTCACCATGGCTGACCGGGCTGCCGCAGAAAGGGCCTGCAAGGATCCCAATCCCATCATTGATGGTAGGAAGGCCAACGTGAATCTGGCATACTTGGGAGCAAAACCAAGAATCATGCAGCCAG GTTTTGCCTTTGGCGTTCAACAGCTTCACCCGGCTCTTATACAAAGACCTTTCGG GATCCCTGCCCACTACGTCTACCCGCAGGCTTTTGTGCAGCCTGGAGTGGTTATTCCCCACGTCCAGCCCACAGCAGCTGCGGCTTCCACCACGCCGTACATTGATTACACTGGAGCTGCCTACGCACAATACTCGGCGGCGGCAGCTGCAGCCGCAGCAGCCGCTGCCTATGACCAGTACCCTTACGCAGCATCCCCAGCGGCTGCAGGCTACGTGACCACTGGGGGCTACAGCTACGCTGTCCAGCAGCCGATCACCGCTGCTGCACCTGGGACAGCTGCAGCCgcggctgcagcagctgcagccgcAGCAGCCTTTGGCCAGTACCAGCCTCAACAGCTGCAGACAGACCGAATGCAGTAG
- the Rbm24 gene encoding RNA-binding protein 24 isoform X2 produces MHTTQKDTTYTKIFVGGLPYHTTDASLRKYFEVFGDIEEAVVITDRQTGKSRGYGFVTMADRAAAERACKDPNPIIDGRKANVNLAYLGAKPRIMQPGFAFGVQQLHPALIQRPFGDKQAG; encoded by the exons ATGCACACGACCCAGAAGGACACGACGTACACCAAGATCTTCGTGGGAGGGCTGCCCTACCACACCACCGACGCCAGCCTGCGCAAGTACTTCGAGGTCTTCGGAGACATCGAGGAAGCGGTGGTCATCACCGACCGGCAGACTGGCAAGTCCCGGGGCTACGGATTT GTCACCATGGCTGACCGGGCTGCCGCAGAAAGGGCCTGCAAGGATCCCAATCCCATCATTGATGGTAGGAAGGCCAACGTGAATCTGGCATACTTGGGAGCAAAACCAAGAATCATGCAGCCAG GTTTTGCCTTTGGCGTTCAACAGCTTCACCCGGCTCTTATACAAAGACCTTTCGG AGACAAGCAAGCTGGCTGA